The Pseudoalteromonas translucida KMM 520 genome has a window encoding:
- a CDS encoding DMT family transporter encodes MHWIYLIIAVTLEVIGTTVMKWLVNEDQLLLGSLFVTLMVGLAYLALSQATSKIPIALANAFWEGLGMILIASVSFVFLGEAISIGQMFALLLAIIGIVIINSGHAMQNQEQKQ; translated from the coding sequence ATGCATTGGATATATTTAATAATAGCTGTAACTCTTGAAGTTATAGGTACAACAGTAATGAAGTGGCTGGTAAACGAAGACCAGTTACTATTAGGTAGCTTATTTGTAACTTTAATGGTTGGCTTAGCTTACCTTGCTCTTAGCCAGGCCACCAGCAAAATTCCTATCGCACTTGCTAACGCCTTCTGGGAAGGTTTGGGCATGATATTAATTGCATCTGTGTCATTTGTATTTTTAGGCGAAGCTATTTCTATTGGGCAAATGTTTGCACTTTTATTAGCTATTATCGGCATTGTTATAATTAACAGCGGCCACGCTATGCAAAATCAAGAGCAAAAACAATGA